Below is a window of Mucilaginibacter sp. PAMC 26640 DNA.
GCATGCGCTGATCGGTATCCCAATCGCCGCTATGGTAGCTTAACCTGGTAAAAGTAAATTTAGATCCGTATGCCATTTGTTGCAAAACCCTAAAATTAGGATAAAATTATTGCCGTTTGTGATTATAAAACAACCAAGGTTGTAAAGTTTTAGATACTTTGTTGTGTTTTTGTTAAAAAATTAGAGGATTTACTTAAAAGGGTGATATATTGTGATGGGATTAGTTGGCTTATCCTTTAAAATAGCAATGTGTTTAAAATCCATCGCTCAAATGGGTTCGCCGACTTAAATCATTAGCAATAAAGACTAAAAATTTGGAACTAACCGAAAATAATATCAAAGCCCTGCTGGCGAAGTTGCCGAAGTTGAAAGATGAGATCCAAAAGGTGATTGTGGGGCAGGATCATATCCTGGACGAGTTACTGGTTGCTTTCCTGGCCGGGGGCCATTGCCTGCTGGAGGGCGTGCCCGGACTGGCGAAAACACTGATCGTTAAAACCATGTCGCAGGCCTTGCACTTGTCGTTCAGGCGCATCCAGTTTACGCCGGATCTGATGCCGACGGATATCATAGGTACCGAGATCCTGGAAGAGGACCATGCCACCGGCAAGCGTTTCTTCAAATTCAATAAAGGACCATTATTTGCCAACATTATTTTGGCGGATGAGATCAACCGTACGCCGCCAAAAACACAGTCGGCACTGCTGGAAGCCATGCAGGAGTTTGAAGTAACTTACGGCGGGCAAACTTATCCGCTGGATAAACCTTTCTTCATCCTTGCAACCCAAAACCCGATTGAGCAGGCCGGTACCTATCCCCTGCCCGAAGCACAGCTCGACCGGTTCTTATTACTGATAAAAATTGGCTACCCAACCGAACAGGAAGAATTTGCAATATTGAACCGCACCACTGGTACCAAAAAAGCCGATGTGCAGGCGGTGATCACCGCCGAAGAAATTACGCAGGCGCAGGCATTAGTAAGGCAAGTAACCATCAACGAGGACCTGACACGCTACGTGAGCCAGGTGATCCGAGCAACCCGCCCCGATACCACCGAAGTGGCCTACGTAAAAGAATGGGTACGCTGGGGTGCAGGCCCGCGGGCCGGGCAGGCGCTCATCTTAACGGCGAAAGCACGGGCACTTTTAAAAGGGCGCTACAGCGTTTTGATGGAGGATATCCATGCCATGGCCCCGGCGGTATTAAGGCACCGCATCCTGACGAATTTTAAGGCGGAAGCCGAAGGGATCACATCAGACAGGGTTACGGAAGAACTGATCAAAGTAATAGAACGCAAAACCGGGCGCTAACCGGGCATTGGTTCCGACCAAATCCGAAATCCGAAAATCCGATAGCCGAAATCAAAACCATGCTCGATCCTAAAGTATTAATGACCATTAAGGATTTGCCGTTACTGGCGAAAACGGTTATTGATGGCTTTATGAACGGTTTTAATAAAAGCACAGTAAAAGGCCCCGGACTGGAATTTAGCCAATACCGCAGTTACCAGCCGGGCGATGATCTGCGCTGGCTGGATTGGCGTATGTTTGCCCGCAGCGACCGCTACTACATCCGCGAATCGGAGGTGGAGACAAGCATTTCCGTGCGGTTTTTGGTAGATGCCAGTGCATCTATGAACCATGATGATAACGGGGTTAAAAAAATAGACTACGCGCGGTTCCTGGCCGCATCGCTGGCTTATCTGGCCAACTTACAAGGCGATAGCGTTGCGCTGAACATTTTTAAAGATGGCGAGTTGTTTTCGCTTCCATCCAAGCCCGATCCGCAGCATTTACAACGGCTTTTTCACCACCTGCAGCAGGTTGAGGCGGGCGGCACATTTACCAAGCCTGTACATTACAAAGAGCTATTTGCCGGCAATGGTCGTAAAGAGCTGCTGGTTTTTGTTACCGATATGTATCAGGCGGATGGGGAGATCAACGCTTTGCTATCCACACTGGCAGCATTAAAGCATGAGGTTATTGTATTTCATCTGATGGGGCAGAATGAGCTGGATTTTGATTTTAAAGGTTACAGCACACTGGAAGACCTGGAAACCGGCGAGACCATCCAGGTGAACACACAACGCGCCAGAGATACTTATAAAGAGCGGCTGCAGCAGCACTTAACAGATATCCGCTCGGAATTATTAAGTAAGCGCATTTCTTACCGGATGCTCAGCACGGCACAACCACTGGATGAAGCCCTGCGGGATTTTTTGATACAACGAAAAAAAGGGATATGAAACTAAAAAAACCAAGGTCCTTATTCTTACCCTCTTTGCGTAGCAGGGAGGGTCAACCAGTGGAGCGTAGTCGGGGTGAGTTAAATAATCGCCCGGCAACCTTGTACTCACTATTCGCTCCTCACTCCTCGCTCCTAACTCCTAACTAAATGACCTTCCTCTCCCC
It encodes the following:
- a CDS encoding AAA family ATPase, whose product is MELTENNIKALLAKLPKLKDEIQKVIVGQDHILDELLVAFLAGGHCLLEGVPGLAKTLIVKTMSQALHLSFRRIQFTPDLMPTDIIGTEILEEDHATGKRFFKFNKGPLFANIILADEINRTPPKTQSALLEAMQEFEVTYGGQTYPLDKPFFILATQNPIEQAGTYPLPEAQLDRFLLLIKIGYPTEQEEFAILNRTTGTKKADVQAVITAEEITQAQALVRQVTINEDLTRYVSQVIRATRPDTTEVAYVKEWVRWGAGPRAGQALILTAKARALLKGRYSVLMEDIHAMAPAVLRHRILTNFKAEAEGITSDRVTEELIKVIERKTGR